The DNA region CAGGCTCGGGGTTGCCCATGCCGTAGGGCTGGAGCAGATCGAGCTCTTTGAGCAGGGTGAAGTCGATGTCGGAGAAGGCCAGGGGCCGGTCCACGGTGAGCGAGTGGGCCAGCGGTTCCGGGCCGAGCTGTTCGAGCACCACGGCGTGGAAGGCGTTGCGGAGCTTTTCGACGTTCTCGCTTTCCAAGGCCAGGCCGGCGGCCTGGGTGTGGCCGCCGTAGCGGGTGAGCAGGTCGGCGCAGGCCGTGAGGCCGGCGTAAAGGTCGAAGTGGTGCGCCGAGCGGCCGGAGCCTTTGAGGTGGCCGTCTTCGGCGCAGAGCACCAGGGCGGGCTTGCCGGTCTGCTCCACGATGCGCGAGGCCACGATGCCCACCACGCCGGGGTGCCAGTCTTCGCCCCAGAGCACGAGGCCGAGCCGCTCGCTCTGGGTGGCGGCCTGGGCCAGGGCTTCCTTCAGAATGCGGTCTTCTTCGGCGCGGCGTTCCTTGTTGAGTGTTTCCAGCTTTTGGGCAAAGGGCCAGGCTGCGTCGAAGTCCGGGGCCAGGAGCATTTGCAGCGCGTCTTCGGCCAGGCCCATGCGGCCGGCCGCGTTGATGCGCGGAGTGAGTCCGAAGACGACCTGCCCGGCGCCGAGGGCGGCCTTGCGCGCGAAGCCGGACGCTTCCTTGAGCGCGGCCACGCCGGGCCGGGGCGCTTCGGCCACGAGGAGCAGCCCGTTCTTGGCCAGGATGCGGTTCTGGCCCTTGAGGTCCACCACGTCGGCCAGGGTGCCGAGGGAGACGAGATCCAGGAGCTCGCGCACGTCAAAGGCACCGTTGTTGGCGTCCGGTCCGAGCAGGCTGTTGACTGCGGCGGCGAGGAAGAAGGCCACACCGGCTCCGGCAAGGTTGCCCAGAGTGGGGCAGGGGATGGGCTCCAGCCGCGGATTGAGGATAGCGTGGGCCGGGGGCAGCTCCGGCGGCGGGAGGTGGTGGTCCGTAACCACGACCTGCAGGCCCAGCTCCCGCGCGCGGGCGATGGCCGGGCTGTCGGCGATGCCGCAGTCCACGGTGACGAGGAGCTCGGCGCCCTGGGTGGCCAGAGCCTCCACGCCTTCGGGGTTCACGCCGTAGCCTTCCTCCTGGCGCGCGGGCAGATGGTGCAGCACGGAGACGCCGCGGCGGGTGAGGAAGCTGATGAGGATGGCCGAG from Oceanidesulfovibrio marinus includes:
- the recJ gene encoding single-stranded-DNA-specific exonuclease RecJ, which gives rise to MRWKYRTPPDTPSGASYTEAPSEILERAEALDVSPIVTELLWRRGIEALPDMDTYLSPGLRHLVSPADWPALAQAAEIVANAVRQGRTIAVWGDYDVDGVTASAILISFLTRRGVSVLHHLPARQEEGYGVNPEGVEALATQGAELLVTVDCGIADSPAIARARELGLQVVVTDHHLPPPELPPAHAILNPRLEPIPCPTLGNLAGAGVAFFLAAAVNSLLGPDANNGAFDVRELLDLVSLGTLADVVDLKGQNRILAKNGLLLVAEAPRPGVAALKEASGFARKAALGAGQVVFGLTPRINAAGRMGLAEDALQMLLAPDFDAAWPFAQKLETLNKERRAEEDRILKEALAQAATQSERLGLVLWGEDWHPGVVGIVASRIVEQTGKPALVLCAEDGHLKGSGRSAHHFDLYAGLTACADLLTRYGGHTQAAGLALESENVEKLRNAFHAVVLEQLGPEPLAHSLTVDRPLAFSDIDFTLLKELDLLQPYGMGNPEPVFVSNPVEVLGLRRFGKERIHASLELLDKTARAQLRGKYWRKANALPDSIKGTMVRVAFTPKIDRYDGVPKIELQIKDIQPAD